A genomic window from Pseudanabaenaceae cyanobacterium SKYG29 includes:
- a CDS encoding substrate-binding domain-containing protein yields MRNVLTSLAIGGGSLLLAYAPLPGLQQTLIIVSGSELEEPLKVLEQTFEKQHPNIKIEVRIQGSQELVNRVVDKKNDFQPTILIPANGELLKELEQRVGGNAFYDPPQPVAKTLLVAVSWAERGQVLFPGGQFDWRSLHRAMSNGSWGAIGGNPRWGSFDFVTTDPTRSNSGQLTLALWAQSHLGRLDNASLNSPESQALFSLIKRSVYQPPRSTDILLQEFITRGPNDADIAMVYESIALHRWQQASQSQGKPYQIYYPNPTIETASTAAILREGVSPAQAEAARTFIRFLQQPPQQAVFAQYGFRSVANNFDLKSVANSPWAQNIPGVAVTIPGQVLPQPDRQILTEVIRQWERSN; encoded by the coding sequence ATGAGAAATGTCCTCACTTCCTTGGCAATTGGGGGTGGCTCTTTATTGCTTGCCTACGCTCCACTACCAGGCTTACAGCAGACCCTAATCATTGTCAGTGGTTCAGAATTGGAAGAACCCCTCAAAGTATTGGAACAGACATTTGAAAAGCAACACCCCAACATCAAAATTGAGGTAAGGATACAGGGGTCGCAGGAGCTGGTGAATAGAGTAGTGGATAAAAAGAATGATTTTCAGCCCACGATTTTAATTCCTGCTAATGGGGAGCTGCTGAAGGAATTAGAGCAACGCGTCGGGGGCAATGCTTTCTATGACCCACCCCAACCAGTAGCCAAAACTCTCCTGGTGGCAGTATCCTGGGCAGAACGGGGCCAAGTACTTTTCCCTGGGGGGCAGTTTGATTGGCGGAGTCTCCACCGCGCTATGAGTAATGGCAGTTGGGGCGCAATTGGTGGCAATCCCCGCTGGGGCAGTTTCGATTTTGTCACAACAGACCCTACCCGCTCTAACAGTGGGCAACTCACCCTGGCTCTGTGGGCGCAAAGTCACCTGGGCAGGCTGGACAATGCCAGTCTCAATTCCCCTGAGAGTCAGGCGCTGTTTAGTTTGATTAAGCGATCGGTCTATCAACCCCCCCGCTCCACTGATATTCTCCTGCAGGAATTTATCACCCGCGGTCCCAACGATGCCGATATAGCCATGGTCTATGAGAGTATTGCTCTGCACCGCTGGCAACAGGCAAGCCAAAGCCAGGGCAAACCCTACCAAATTTACTACCCTAACCCCACGATCGAGACGGCTTCTACAGCTGCTATTCTTAGAGAAGGTGTCTCCCCTGCCCAGGCGGAAGCTGCCCGCACTTTTATTAGGTTTTTGCAACAGCCACCCCAACAGGCGGTATTTGCTCAGTACGGCTTCCGATCGGTGGCTAACAATTTTGACCTCAAAAGTGTAGCTAATAGTCCCTGGGCACAAAACATCCCTGGTGTAGCGGTGACAATTCCTGGGCAAGTTTTACCCCAGCCCGATCGGCAAATCCTTACGGAGGTCATTCGCCAATGGGAACGCAGCAACTAG
- a CDS encoding 2-isopropylmalate synthase, translated as MVDRILIFDTTLRDGEQTPGATLNVEQKLLIAQQLARLGVDIIEAGFPYASPGDFQAVQEIARVVGTENGPVICGLARATKQDIATCAEALKPAHRARIHTFIATSDIHLEYKLKKTRAEILQIVPEMVAYARSLVEDVEFSPEDAGRSDPEFLYQVLELAIEAGASTVNIPDTVGYTTPAEFGALIKGIKENVRNIDRAVISVHGHDDLGLAVANFLEAIKYGARQLECTINGIGERAGNAALEELVMALHVRRQYFNPFLGRPPESEAPLTNINLKEIYKTSRLVSNLTGIPVQPNKAIVGANAFAHESGIHQDGVLKHKRTYEIMDAESIGLTSNQIVLGKLSGRNAFRTRLQELGFHLTEQELNRAFVRFKELADKKREITDWDLAAIVNDETQHLPQAYKLEHVQVSCGDHALPTATVTVLTPEGEERTDAAVGTGPVDAVYKAINRVVNLPNQLIEFSVQSVTAGIDALGEVTIRIKHPSGVVYAGHAASTDIIVASARAYIHALNRLYFALSQEETAATKVM; from the coding sequence ATGGTAGACAGAATTCTCATTTTTGATACTACCCTAAGAGATGGGGAACAAACTCCTGGGGCTACTCTCAATGTGGAACAAAAGCTACTCATCGCCCAGCAACTGGCCCGCTTGGGAGTGGATATTATTGAGGCAGGCTTCCCCTATGCCAGTCCTGGGGATTTCCAAGCTGTGCAGGAGATTGCCCGAGTGGTGGGCACAGAGAACGGACCAGTCATCTGTGGTCTAGCCCGTGCTACTAAACAGGACATTGCCACCTGTGCCGAAGCCCTCAAACCTGCCCACCGTGCTCGTATCCATACTTTTATTGCTACGTCCGACATCCACCTGGAGTACAAACTGAAAAAGACCCGCGCTGAGATTTTACAAATTGTGCCAGAAATGGTCGCCTATGCCCGCTCCCTGGTCGAGGATGTGGAATTTTCTCCAGAAGATGCGGGGCGCTCTGACCCTGAGTTTCTCTACCAGGTCTTGGAATTAGCGATCGAGGCGGGGGCATCTACTGTCAACATCCCTGATACGGTCGGCTATACCACCCCCGCAGAATTTGGTGCCCTGATTAAAGGTATCAAGGAGAACGTACGCAATATCGATCGGGCAGTTATCTCCGTCCATGGTCACGATGACCTGGGTTTAGCGGTGGCTAACTTCTTGGAAGCAATTAAGTACGGGGCAAGACAATTGGAATGCACAATTAACGGCATTGGGGAGAGGGCTGGGAACGCTGCCCTAGAGGAACTAGTTATGGCCCTCCATGTGCGTCGCCAATACTTTAATCCTTTCCTCGGTCGTCCCCCCGAAAGTGAAGCTCCCCTCACCAATATCAACTTAAAAGAAATTTACAAAACTTCTCGCCTTGTGTCCAACTTGACAGGGATTCCCGTGCAGCCTAACAAAGCGATCGTGGGAGCCAATGCCTTCGCCCATGAGTCCGGTATTCACCAGGATGGGGTATTGAAGCACAAACGCACCTACGAAATCATGGATGCGGAATCGATCGGTCTCACTAGTAATCAAATTGTGCTGGGCAAGCTATCGGGGCGCAATGCCTTTCGGACACGCCTACAGGAACTGGGGTTTCACTTGACGGAACAGGAACTCAATCGTGCTTTTGTACGGTTTAAGGAACTGGCAGACAAAAAACGGGAGATCACTGATTGGGACTTGGCTGCCATTGTTAACGACGAAACCCAACACCTACCCCAAGCATACAAACTAGAGCACGTCCAGGTGAGCTGTGGTGACCACGCCCTACCTACGGCTACAGTAACAGTGTTGACCCCAGAGGGGGAAGAGCGCACAGATGCCGCTGTTGGGACTGGACCAGTCGATGCAGTCTATAAAGCAATCAATCGCGTGGTCAATTTGCCCAATCAACTGATTGAATTTTCGGTACAGTCGGTTACAGCTGGGATCGATGCTTTGGGAGAGGTAACCATCCGCATCAAGCATCCCAGTGGTGTGGTCTATGCTGGTCATGCCGCCAGTACGGACATCATTGTTGCCTCTGCCCGTGCCTACATCCATGCCCTTAATCGTCTGTATTTTGCCCTGAGCCAGGAGGAAACTGCGGCTACCAAAGTGATGTAA
- a CDS encoding response regulator, with the protein MTKVMVVDDSSTIREVMAEQLRSGGFEVVEASDGVEAVNKIKALKDDVPQVIVTDVVMPNMNGYEFCRWVKNNPATKNVPVIMCSTKGEAFDEHWARKNGAAAYIRKPFEPVHLLNTVNELLAATKS; encoded by the coding sequence ATGACTAAGGTAATGGTTGTTGACGACAGTAGCACTATCCGAGAAGTAATGGCGGAGCAGCTGCGCAGTGGTGGTTTTGAGGTAGTAGAAGCCAGCGACGGCGTAGAGGCGGTGAACAAAATTAAAGCTCTCAAGGATGATGTGCCTCAGGTTATTGTGACGGACGTAGTCATGCCCAACATGAACGGCTATGAGTTTTGCCGCTGGGTAAAAAATAATCCTGCTACTAAAAATGTGCCAGTTATTATGTGTTCTACCAAGGGGGAAGCCTTTGATGAGCATTGGGCACGCAAAAATGGAGCAGCTGCCTATATCCGTAAGCCCTTTGAGCCAGTACACTTGTTGAATACAGTCAATGAGCTATTAGCTGCTACTAAATCCTAA
- a CDS encoding DNA-directed RNA polymerase subunit omega, translating to MAKRSSVDSLLVNRRMEELINSAANRYRITLQVASRAKSRYYRDQEDQDRSVKPIVQAILELAEEQSQPQILSD from the coding sequence ATGGCAAAACGATCGAGTGTGGATTCTTTGCTAGTAAACCGCCGCATGGAGGAATTGATTAATAGTGCTGCCAATCGTTACCGCATTACTCTGCAGGTGGCAAGCCGTGCTAAATCCCGCTATTACCGTGACCAAGAGGACCAAGACCGCAGTGTCAAGCCGATCGTGCAGGCAATTCTGGAACTAGCAGAGGAGCAGAGTCAACCGCAAATTTTGAGTGATTGA
- a CDS encoding DUF1818 family protein, whose product MIEVGRGWRYGYREGGIYVGLLGGEDWAFEVTEAEWQEFWQLFSRLVDTIACLAGELVDQETFRCEVEGELWELEAEGLPQSWRLRLQTRSGRRAEGFWSHQAVAEVWAKRQLPPGPALGA is encoded by the coding sequence GTGATTGAGGTAGGTAGGGGTTGGCGGTACGGCTATCGGGAGGGTGGTATTTACGTTGGCTTGCTGGGGGGCGAGGACTGGGCGTTTGAGGTTACTGAGGCGGAATGGCAAGAGTTCTGGCAATTGTTTAGCCGACTGGTAGATACGATCGCCTGTCTTGCCGGTGAACTAGTTGACCAAGAAACCTTTAGGTGCGAGGTGGAGGGAGAGTTATGGGAATTGGAGGCAGAGGGGTTGCCCCAGTCCTGGCGATTGCGTCTACAGACCCGATCGGGGCGCAGGGCAGAGGGATTTTGGTCACACCAGGCAGTGGCAGAAGTGTGGGCTAAAAGGCAACTTCCACCCGGTCCCGCCCTAGGCGCTTAG
- a CDS encoding diguanylate cyclase — MESEELMELRAENQMLRQQVEHLTQENQTLREMERHLLEALELALMERYDLETMLEVMVSHADTVEQELFSAISRAWEAAGIDELTQLPNRRQLLEYLDRIWRQMMRQGLPLSLLVCDVDHFKSFNDFYGHQAGDECLQQVAQAIAQSIRRPIDLASRYGGEEFVVVLPNTPLQGAWQVAESMRMAVKYLAIPHAGSSVTDRVTISVGLATQVPQRGTLPMALLQKADKALFQAKRLGRDRVEVAF, encoded by the coding sequence ATGGAGTCTGAGGAATTGATGGAGCTACGGGCTGAAAACCAGATGCTTAGACAGCAAGTGGAACACCTGACGCAGGAGAATCAGACTCTGCGGGAAATGGAGCGGCACCTGCTAGAAGCTTTGGAGCTGGCTTTGATGGAACGCTATGACCTGGAGACGATGTTGGAAGTCATGGTCAGCCATGCTGATACGGTGGAACAGGAGTTATTTTCGGCTATCAGCAGAGCTTGGGAAGCAGCAGGGATTGATGAATTGACCCAGTTACCTAACCGTCGTCAGTTGTTGGAGTACCTCGATCGGATATGGCGGCAAATGATGCGCCAGGGTTTACCCTTGAGTTTGTTGGTGTGCGATGTAGATCATTTCAAATCCTTTAACGATTTCTACGGGCATCAAGCGGGGGATGAGTGCTTGCAACAGGTGGCACAAGCGATTGCCCAGTCTATTCGCCGCCCGATTGACCTTGCCAGTCGCTATGGGGGGGAAGAGTTTGTTGTTGTTTTGCCGAATACCCCCTTGCAGGGAGCGTGGCAAGTGGCAGAATCTATGCGTATGGCTGTCAAGTATCTAGCTATTCCCCACGCGGGCTCCTCTGTCACCGATCGGGTTACTATCAGTGTTGGACTAGCTACCCAAGTTCCCCAGCGCGGTACCCTGCCTATGGCGTTGTTACAGAAGGCAGACAAAGCTCTGTTTCAGGCTAAGCGCCTAGGGCGGGACCGGGTGGAAGTTGCCTTTTAG
- the acsF gene encoding magnesium-protoporphyrin IX monomethyl ester (oxidative) cyclase, translating to MVATPVKTATERKETILTPRFYTTDFEAMANLDISGYEAEFEAMLAEFQADYNRRHFVRDKEFEQSWAHLDENTKAHFRFFLESSCTSEFSGFLLYKEIAVRIKEKNPIVAECFNLMSRDEARHAGFLNKAMQDFDMVLDLSNLSKTKKYVYFAPKFIFYATYLSEKIGYWRYIKIHQHLAAHPENRIYPIFKFFESWCQDESRHGDFCNLLLRTEKQNIEGWQANWWSRFFLLSVFATMYLNDMCNRKEFYEALGMDTEAYVKVVIRETNRDAMKAFPVVLNVDHPDFWARLQACIPHMHQINRIQAGDQPQWRKAIAKLPHQLFLAWQFLRLMLMPPIVAPKGAIL from the coding sequence ATGGTTGCAACTCCAGTCAAAACAGCGACAGAGCGCAAAGAAACAATTCTAACACCGCGGTTTTATACTACTGATTTTGAGGCGATGGCAAACCTCGACATCAGCGGCTACGAGGCTGAATTTGAGGCGATGCTGGCGGAATTTCAAGCAGACTACAACCGCCGTCACTTCGTGCGGGACAAAGAATTTGAACAGTCCTGGGCACACTTAGACGAAAACACCAAAGCCCACTTCCGTTTCTTTCTGGAAAGTTCTTGTACGTCTGAGTTTTCCGGCTTCCTGCTGTACAAGGAAATTGCTGTGAGAATTAAAGAGAAAAACCCGATCGTGGCTGAGTGTTTTAATTTAATGAGTCGGGATGAGGCGCGCCATGCGGGGTTCTTGAACAAGGCGATGCAGGACTTTGACATGGTGTTGGATTTGTCAAATTTGTCCAAGACGAAAAAGTATGTTTATTTTGCACCCAAGTTTATCTTTTACGCCACCTATCTGTCGGAAAAGATTGGTTATTGGCGCTATATCAAAATTCATCAGCACCTAGCGGCTCACCCGGAAAACCGTATCTATCCCATTTTCAAATTTTTTGAAAGCTGGTGTCAAGACGAAAGTCGGCACGGTGACTTTTGTAATCTGCTGTTGCGCACAGAAAAACAGAACATCGAAGGTTGGCAGGCAAATTGGTGGAGTCGTTTCTTCCTCCTGTCGGTGTTTGCCACCATGTACCTAAATGATATGTGTAACCGCAAGGAGTTCTACGAAGCTCTGGGCATGGATACAGAGGCATATGTCAAGGTGGTAATTAGGGAGACGAACCGCGATGCCATGAAAGCTTTCCCTGTGGTGTTGAACGTTGACCACCCTGATTTCTGGGCACGATTGCAGGCTTGCATTCCCCATATGCATCAAATCAACCGCATTCAAGCAGGGGATCAGCCCCAGTGGCGGAAAGCGATTGCTAAATTACCCCATCAGTTGTTTCTAGCCTGGCAGTTCCTACGATTGATGTTGATGCCACCGATCGTTGCACCCAAGGGTGCCATCCTGTAG